From the Lolium rigidum isolate FL_2022 chromosome 2, APGP_CSIRO_Lrig_0.1, whole genome shotgun sequence genome, one window contains:
- the LOC124689008 gene encoding zinc finger protein ZAT5-like — translation MQSAMELVLFREEGMDDRQQHAAVVKRKRTKRPRHHPPAAMASSSASSSESTTTEEEDMAHCLILLAQSAAPPVVVEARSSPPATAPQETSAPAAAPTPVVVTTTKTERYTSRKYTEAATTADGVRAGFYVYECKTCNKCFPTFQALGGHRASHKKPRLAGGADEDATNTAIVAVTKPSKPPSMKTASPPPPTMTAASPPLPPPALDAAPDVTTVLSLNNGGSPGINNNRIRVHECSICGAEFASGQALGGHMRRHRPLHAPSAAPVTAIAAVTTKKDGSASINLELDLNLPAPSDEESVSHPHPPPSAPATAPVVLGLGPFDSGKKRLMLTAASAALVDCHY, via the coding sequence ATGCAATCGGCCATGGAGCTGGTGCTCTTCCGGGAGGAGGGCATGGACGATCGGCAGCAGCACGCAGCCGTAGTGAAGCGGAAGCGCACCAAGAGGCCCCGCCACCACCCGCCTGCggccatggcctcctcctccgcgtcctcctccgagagcaccaccaccgaggaggaggatATGGCCCACTGCCTCATCCTCCTCGCCCAGAGCGCGGCTCCTCCCGTCGTCGTCGAAGCTAGGTCGTCGCCGCCCGCGACGGCGCCGCAAGAGACATCGGCTCCGGCCGCCGCGCCGACGCCTGTGGTGGTGACGACGACCAAGACGGAGAGGTACACGAGCCGCAAGTACACGGAGGCGGCCACCACGGCGGACGGCGTCAGGGCCGGCTTCTACGTGTACGAGTGCAAGACGTGCAACAAGTGTTTCCCCACCTTCCAGGCcctcggcggccaccgcgccagcCACAAGAAGCCACGCCTCGCCGGAGGCGCCGATGAGGACGCCACAAACACCGCCATCGTCGCCGTCACCAAGCCTTCCAAGCCGCCGTCAATGAAGACGGCATCACCACCGCCGCCGACGATGACAGCagcgtcgccgccgcttccaccacCTGCGCTGGACGCTGCCCCGGACGTCACGACCGTGCTGAGCCTCAACAACGGCGGCAGCCCTGGCATCAACAACAACAGGATTCGCGTGCACGAGTGCTCCATATGCGGCGCCGAGTTCGCCTCCGGGCAGGCGCTGGGAGGGCACATGCGGCGTCATCGGCCACTGCACGCGCCGAGCGCCGCGCCGGTGACCGCGATCGCCGCGGTAACCACGAAGAAAGACGGGAGCGCCAGCATCAACCTGGAGCTCGATCTCAACCTGCCAGCTCCGTCCGACGAGGAGTCTGTCTCGCACCCGCACCCGCCCCCGTCAGCGCCGGCAACTGCGCCGGTGGTGCTCGGCCTTGGGCCGTTCGACAGCGGCAAGAAACGGCTCATGctcaccgccgcctccgccgcgctgGTGGATTGCCATTATTGA
- the LOC124691090 gene encoding LOW QUALITY PROTEIN: pentatricopeptide repeat-containing protein At5g14770, mitochondrial-like (The sequence of the model RefSeq protein was modified relative to this genomic sequence to represent the inferred CDS: inserted 1 base in 1 codon), whose translation MAEAIACLEGLKLAINLTYGDLPFDTDCNSLLKIFDPGSVDRSPANIIAKEFHLLKPEDRSIKPRPALETPLPXPMAPPPKPLHASFLCSLALALLRAGRLSAASHVAAALPAASPPAALLRRLIPALASSGLAAAAVRFRPVPGDPLTLNSILLSHCALRSLGPALALLRSSDSVDTVSYNVVISGLSEHGRHGGSLAPALLAEMCKRGVPFDAVTVNAALAGLCRNGQVEGAAALAEMMVRGGGIQRLDVVGWNALIDGHCKSGDMPAALTAAQTMRAQGVGVDVVGYNTLIAGLCRAGEVDAARDMLDTMKADGVEPNVVTYTTFIAECCKRKAVDDAFSLYEEMVRMGVLPDVVTLSALVDGLCRVGRFSEAYALFREMDKVGAAPNHVTYCTLIDSLAKARRGGESLGLLGEVVSRGVVLDLVMYTALMDWLGKEGKIDEVKDMLRCALADNHTPNGITYTVLIDALCKAGDVDGAEQALLEMEEKSVSPNVVTFSSIINGLVKQGLLGKATDYMRKMKERGIDPNVVTYGTVIDGFFKCQGQEAALDVYHEMLCDGVEANKFVVDSLVNGLRKNGKIEEAEAFFRDMNERGMLLDHVNYTTLIDGLFKTGNMAAAFKVGQELTERNLVPDAVVYNVFVNCLCMLGKSKEAESFLKEMQNTGLKPDQVTYNTMIAAQCREGKTAKALKLLNGMKRSSIKPNHITYNTLIAALFEAGAVEKAKYCLNEMSSSGFSPTSLTHRRVLEACSQSGRPALILEIHEWMMGAGLCADITVYNTLVRVLCYHGMTRKAAAVLEEMSGRGIAPDTITFNALILGHFKSSHVDNAFATYYQMLHHGVSPNVATFNTILGGLESAGRIGEANKVLNEMKKSGIEPSNLTYDILVTGYAKQNNKVEAMRLYCEMVGKGFLPKVSTYNALISDFAKEGMMSQAKELLNEMEKRGVLPTSCTYDILVSGWSKLRNGNEVRRFLKDMKEKGFSPSKGTINSICRAFSKPGMNWEARRLLKKLYQV comes from the exons ATGGCTGAAGCCATAGCTTGTCTCGAAGGCCTTAAACTAGCTATTAACCTCACGTATGGTGATTTGCCTTTTGACACAGACTGTAATTCTTTGCTGAAGATTTTTGACCCTGGATCAGTAGACAGATCACCAGCAAATATCATAGCAAAGGAGTTCCATTTGCTGAAACCTGAGGACAGATCAATCAA GCCGAGGCCGGCACTGGaaactcctctcc ctcccatgGCGCCACCGCCCAAACCCCTCCACGCCTCCTTCCTCTGCTCCCTCGCGCTCGCGCTCCTCcgcgccggccgcctctccgCGGCCTCCCACGTCGCCGCCGCCCTGCCTGCCGCCTCCCCTCCCgcggccctcctccgccgcctcatcCCGGCGCTCGCCTCCtcgggcctcgccgccgccgccgtccgcttcCGCCCCGTCCCGGGCGACCCGCTCACCCTCAACTCCATCCTCCTCTCCCACTGCGCCCTCCGCTCGCTCGGCCCCGCGCTGGCCCTCCTCCGCTCCTCCGACTCCGTCGACACCGTCAGCTACAACGTCGTCATCTCGGGCCTCTCCGAGCACGGCCGCCACGGCGGGAGTCTCGCCCCGGCCCTGCTCGCGGAGATGTGCAAGCGCGGGGTCCCGTTCGACGCCGTCACGGTCAACGCGGCGCTCGCGGGGCTCTGCAGGAACGGCCAggtcgagggcgcggcggcgctggCCGAGATGATGGTGCGAGGCGGGGGGATCCAGAGGCTGGATGTGGTGGGCTGGAACGCTCTCATCGACGGGCACTGCAAGTCCGGAGACATGCCGGCAGCGCTGACGGCAGCCCAGACGATGAGGGCGCAGGGGGTGGGAGTCGATGTCGTCGGGTACAACACCTTGATTGCGGGGCTATGCCGCGCCGGCGAGGTCGATGCTGCGCGGGACATGCTGGACACGATGAAGGCCGACGGGGTGGAGCCGAACGTGGTGACGTACACCACGTTCATCGCAGAGTGTTGCAAGAGGAAGGCCGTCGATGATGCATTCAGTTTGTATGAGGAAATGGTGAGGATGGGCGTCCTGCCGGATGTGGTCACACTCAGCGCTCTTGTTGATGGGCTTTGCAGGGTTGGGCGGTTCTCGGAGGCGTACGCGCTTTTCAGGGAGATGGACAAGGTTGGGGCTGCACCGAACCATGTCACGTACTGTACGCTGATTGATTCGTTGGCGAAAGCACGGAGGGGCGGCGAGTCGCTCGGTCTGTTGGGGGAGGTGGTCTCCAGAGGCGTGGTCTTGGACTTGGTCATGTACACAGCTTTGATGGACTGGTTGGGCAAGGAAGGGAAGATCGATGAAGTCAAGGACATGCTTCGGTGTGCTCTGGCAGATAATCATACTCCCAATGGCATCACTTACACCGTGCTGATCGATGCGCTCTGCAAAGCCGGCGATGTTGATGGGGCAGAGCAGGCGTTGCTGGAAATGGAGGAGAAATCTGTCAGTCCAAATGTTGTTACATTCTCGTCGATCATCAATGGCCTTGTTAAGCAAGGTTTGCTTGGCAAGGCGACTGATTACATGAGGAAGATGAAGGAAAGGGGCATTGATCCAAATGTTGTGACCTACGGAACAGTTATCGATGGCTTTTTCAAGTGTCAGGGGCAAGAAGCAGCTCTTGACGTGTACCATGAGATGTTGTGTGATGGTGTGGAAGCAAATAAATTTGTTGTGGATTCACTGGTCAATGGTCTGAGAAAGAATGGGAAAATAGAGGAAGCGGAAGCATTCTTCAGAGATATGAATGAACGAGGAATGTTGCTAGACCATGTAAACTATACCACCTTAATAGATGGTCTTTTTAAGACCGGTAACATGGCTGCTGCTTTCAAGGTTGGTCAGGAGTTGacggagagaaacttggtaccTGATGCTGTTGTCTATAATGTGTTTGTCAATTGCCTTTGTATGCTCGGGAAGTCTAAGGAAGCAGAATCATTTTTGAAAGAGATGCAAAATACTGGCTTAAAACCTGACCAAGTGACATATAACACTATGATCGCTGCACAGTGCAGGGAAGGAAAGACTGCCAAAGCTCTAAAACTCCTTAATGGAATGAAGAGGAGTTCTATAAAGCCAAACCACATAACATACAATACACTTATTGCGGCTCTTTTTGAGGCTGGGGCTGTTGAGAAGGCCAAGTATTGTTTAAACGAGATGTCTTCTTCTGGATTCTCTCCGACCTCTCTGACTCATCGAAGGGTGCTGGAAGCATGCTCCCAAAGTGGGAGACCGGCCCTGATTTTGGAAATTCATGAATGGATGATGGGTGCTGGGCTTTGTGCTGATATCACTGTCTATAATACACTTGTGCGTGTTTTGTGTTACCATGGAATGACAAGGAAAGCCGCTGCTGTCTTGGAAGAAATGTCGGGAAGAGGAATTGCCCCAGATACCATTACCTTTAATGCTCTAATCCTTGGTCATTTCAAGAGCAGCCATGTAGACAATGCGTTTGCTACTTACTATCAGATGCTTCACCATGGGGTCTCACCTAACGTAGCTACGTTCAACACGATCTTGGGTGGGCTTGAGTCCGCTGGAAGAATCGGAGAAGCAAACAAGGTGCTGAACGAGATGAAGAAAAGTGGCATTGAACCCAGCAATCTGACGTATGATATACTGGTCACAGGATATGCAAAACAAAACAATAAAGTGGAAGCAATGCGTTTGTATTGTGAGATGGTGGGAAAAGGCTTTCTTCCAAAAGTAAGCACATATAATGCACTTATAAGCGACTTTGCTAAAGAGGGAATGATGAGTCAAGCTAAAGAGTTGCTCAACGAAATGGAAAAGAGGGGTGTTCTACCCACATCCTGCACCTACGATATTCTTGTGAGTGGATGGTCAAAGCTTAGAAATGGAAATGAGGTGAGAAGATTTCTCAAAGATATGAAGGAAAAAGGATTCAGTCCATCCAAAGGCACTATTAATTCTATATGCAGAGCATTTTCGAAGCCAGGGATGAACTGGGAAGCTCGGCGTTTGCTTAAAAAACTATATCAGGTTTAG